CGGGTCGCCGGCGTAGGCTTCGACATGAGCAAACATGATCTTGTGGTTTCTCTCTCGGTAGCGAGCGCTGCGGCCAACACCGCAACGCGTGGGAATTCAAGCCATATAAAACTACCACAATCTCGCCAAAACATCAGAGCCACGCAGCAATCGGCAATAATGCACAATTTATCGCCAATATCACCAACTGGCGTGGATTTATATTTCCCGGCAAAGTAATTGCCGCAGCTATCATGCCAGCCCGCCGCGGCGGCAAACGGCATGCGCAATCCACACCATCAAATAAAAAAACGCCAGCGCACAGGCGCTGGCGTAAGGAACACATGAAGTTTAAGGCTGGAGGTGCTTAGAAGCTTACCTTCATGCCAGCGCCTACGCCGGTCGGGTTGGAACCAGCGGCGATACCGGACAGACCGGCGTTGCCGAAGGTACGGGTAGCGTTGTCCTGGTTGTCGATGCGGGTGTAGTACGCGTAAACCTGGGTGCGCTTGGACAGGTCGTAGGTGGAGCCCAGGGTCCACTGGGTAGCGCCGTCCTTGGCGCCGCCTTTGGACTCATCCAGCTTGGAGTAGGCCAGGTTCACGCCGAAGTTGCCGAACTTCTGCTCGGCGCTGATCTGCCAGGCGTTCTGCTTCTTGTCGGAAGCGTTGTGTACCTGATCTTTTTCCTGCTCGAAGCCGATACCTACCTTGGTGTTGGTTTCGAACAGGTAGCTAGCCATGGCCTTCAGGAAGGACTGGTCCAGTTGCAGGTCGCCGGCAACAGCCTTGGCCTGGGTGCGGTAGTCGTAGCCGAGGCCAGCGTTGAACGCGCCGTAGTTGTAGGCAACGGCGTAGCTCCAGATGCTCTTGTCGGTAGCGGAAGTGGAGCCGCTCGGCGCAGCGCGCAGTTCATCGAAGCCGTAGGAAACGCCAGCCTGCAGGCCTGCGAATACCGGGGATACGTAGTGAACCGAGTTCTGCAGACGGGCA
This Vogesella sp. LIG4 DNA region includes the following protein-coding sequences:
- a CDS encoding porin translates to MLNKKLLAVAVAASAIAPYALADVTIYGTINESIESVQANGAAGAGKNLGTIGRVSSNVSKLGFKGTDDLGNGLKGIWQIEQEVSVDDGGSRKGVFASRNSFVGLNGQFGTFLMGNNDTVYKSLVKAAAVNPMGDSIADVCTSAAVFCRGDARLQNSVHYVSPVFAGLQAGVSYGFDELRAAPSGSTSATDKSIWSYAVAYNYGAFNAGLGYDYRTQAKAVAGDLQLDQSFLKAMASYLFETNTKVGIGFEQEKDQVHNASDKKQNAWQISAEQKFGNFGVNLAYSKLDESKGGAKDGATQWTLGSTYDLSKRTQVYAYYTRIDNQDNATRTFGNAGLSGIAAGSNPTGVGAGMKVSF